From the genome of Pelmatolapia mariae isolate MD_Pm_ZW linkage group LG12, Pm_UMD_F_2, whole genome shotgun sequence, one region includes:
- the ercc6l2 gene encoding DNA excision repair protein ERCC-6-like 2 isoform X2: MDWAIPGCLGSLGHFKNKFSDPIEQGQRHSATKRALATGRKAVRALVRKISHWFFRRTKALIKEQLPKKDDRVVYCSMTEFQQTVYQAVLDSEDVTLLLRSSEKCDCHSRRTRRSCCYKTNSDGVHMKELYFSYLAILRKVANHVALLQSTPGTSKKQEKYVSAVCAKVFQKFPEFVHRCKNEAFEALSDPMYSGKMKVLQKLLKFYLQKRDKVLIFSLSTKLLDVLESYCMAVGLDFSRLDGSTKSKERVQIVRDFNSSSHINLCLVSTMAGGLGLNFVGANVVVLFDPTWNPANDLQAIDRAYRIGQCRDVTVLRLISLGTVEEVIYLRQIYKQQLHSSVVGKESSRRYFEAVRGHGDHKDELFGIKNLFRLQTQGTCLTRKILEREGQVEAGVMMSTHTGKDTEEETKGAGEAGGSSPTKVHVPNDKPAKEISDASKVSTGVLDFSSEEDERQQGFKRKASNLSTDDCNRSRSATTGPGRMSLQQHGFSKLLERVKEAPALEGETSPEDEGSCFEEDPEEKKREDTSTSITGNVSVPLGTETRDTSCNSDRKLRDNGDNGRQDGDTGLKRQIREIITVDEDGNKNSKVEKNKVNKLKTTFHQKHKFDGYSDESEDFDLEAKSWSKKDTLYLHDGAEKGGGRTDCSKRRQSASERDKRRSKYTEDIETFSSSEEEHVSPHMERSRVKLQKLGQRPVTGTTEKEAVMPKAVSFTTLKSQTTLATKENNGTIDCMLGGVQEVVYTHSNQCVVGGSKAEELISRAAVRDVFERKMYSQLPANHLLGTQESLPESLPESEPCHSTMRLQELSLDHPVTFTTKSVHHTKHNTFIVGETPKAIRRQQLEEMAEKFKFPTVHQFAVEILSKDSTQRLALLHQYYTSLNLPELADMVKNNFPQPVSAQASPLAANSEIKNPQKDASKATKNLIFTQKNFRTKPETSQKTPVPPKKARNLKGDTPKPRKKQRISQRNVLEPLSDVPSPESEEQDETHCSARGLKRTKGGSVSTSGAHIAGGGLGGDRVSSSGLGSGEASARLNCTDRDTPSSSDLSHGSSTMVSKPTARGKEQKQKSSLRISETLQREQRENSQPPSISTNCSYLTELIGDTSILDDLLKPKPKSTQHIPKTPPVAPVNTNLTTPSPSALTSDSDATLHTQTTHQVETTARALKGSRKDFWDILNEGNEESINRLTDPEEVQRVCITTNFAARTMSAEKDSKSLWKTNDKFLWKK, translated from the exons ATGGATTG GGCTATACCAGGTTGTCTTGGTAGCTTAGGCCACTTCAAGAACAAGTTTTCAGATCCAATTGAGCAAGGGCAGAGGCACAGCGCAACCAAACGCGCTCTCGCTACAGGGAGGAAGGCCGTCAGAGCCCTGGTGAGGAAGATTTCTCATTGGTTCTTCAGAAGGACTAAAGCTCTTATCAAAGAACAGCTGCCCAAGAAGGACGACCGG GTGGTGTATTGCTCTATGACAGAGTTTCAGCAGACAGTGTATCAGGCAGTGCTCGACAGTGAAGATGTGACATTACTCCTAAGGTCATCAGAAAAATGTGACTGTCACAGCAGACGCACCCGCAGAAGCTGCTGCTATAAA ACAAACTCTGATGGAGTTCATATGAAGGAGCTGTACTTTAGTTACCTGGCCATATTGAGAAAAGTTGCGAACCATGTAGCACTCCTTCAGTCTACTCCAGGCACCAGCAAGAAACAG GAAAAGTATGTGAGTGCTGTTTGTGCAAAGGTATTCCAGAAGTTTCCGGAATTTGTGCATAGATGCAAAAATGAAGCATTTGAAGCCCTGTCAGACCCAATGTACAGTGGAAAAATGAAG GTGCTGCAGAAGCTTCTCaaattttatttacaaaagAGAGATAAAGTgcttattttttctctctcaaccAAG CTATTAGATGTGCTGGAGAGCTACTGCATGGCTGTGGGCCTGGACTTCAGCAGACTGGACGGATCCACCAAATCCAAAGAGCGAGTCCAGATCGTCAGAGACTTTAACAGCTCCTCTCACATCAACCTCTGCCTGGTTTCCACCAT GGCAGGTGGTCTTGGTCTTAACTTTGTTGGTGCTAAtgttgtggtgctgtttgaCCCCACCTGGAACCCAGCCAATGACCTTCAGGCTATTGACAG GGCGTATCGCATTGGCCAGTGCAGGGATGTGACTGTTCTTAGGCTGATCTCACTGGGGACTGTGGAAGAGGTCATATACCTACGACAAATTTACAAACAG CAATTGCACTCCTCTGTAGTTGGCAAAGAGAGCTCCCGGCGGTATTTCGAAGCAGTGCGGGGGCATGGTGACCATAAGGATGAACTGTTTGGGATCAAAAACCTATTTAGGCTGCAAACTCAAGGGACCTGTCTCACCCGCAAGATTTTAGAG AGAGAAGGGCAAGTGGAGGCTGGTGTTATGATGAGTACACACACAGGCAAAGACACGGAGGAGGAGACAAAGGGAGCTGGC GAAGCTGGAGGTTCTTCACCTACAAAAGTCCATGTACCAAATGATAAACCAGCGAAGGAGATCAGCGATGCATCAAAAGTCTCCACAGGGGTGCTGGACTTCAGCAGTGAAGAGGATGAGAGGCAGCAGGGGTTCAAGAGAAAGGCCTCAAACCTCAGTACAGATGATTGCAATAGGAGCAGGAGTGCTACAACAGGTCCTGGTCGAATGAGTCTCCAACAGCATGGTTTCTCCAAACTCCTTGAAAGAGTCAAAGAAGCACCAGCGCTAGAAGGAGAAACGAGTCCAGAAGATGAAGGAAGCTGCTTTGAGGAAGAtcctgaggagaaaaaaagggaagacACGTCGACCTCCATCACAGGAAATGTCAGTGTCCCTTTGGGAACAGAAACCAGGGACACATCCTGCAATTCAGACAGAAAATTAAGAGATAATGGAGATAATGGGAGACAAGACGGTGACACGGGTCTGAAACGGCAGATACGTGAAATAATTACTGTGGATGAAGATGGCAATAAAAACtctaaagtagaaaaaaataaagttaataaactcaaaactacatttcaccaAAAACACAAGTTTGATGGTTACTCAGATGAATCTGAAGACTTCGACTTAGAGGCAAAGTCGTGGTCCAAAAAGGATACTTTATATTTACATGATGGAGCAGAGAAGGGGGGAGGAAGGACAGACTGCAGTAAAAGGAGGCAAAGTGCAAGTGAAAGGGATAAAAGAAGATCAAAATACACAGAAGATATAGAGACATTCTCATCTTCAGAGGAGGAACATGTAAGTCCGCACATGGAAAGATCCAGAgttaaattgcaaaaacttgggCAAAGACCTGTGACGGGCACAACAGAGAAGGAAGCTGTGATGCCGAAGGCTGTTTCATTTACAACTTTGAAAAGTCAGACAACCCTGGCaactaaagaaaacaatggaactATTGACTGCATGCTAG gagGTGTACAGGAGGTGGTGTACACCCACTCTAACCAGTGCGTTGTGGGTGGCAGCAAAGCAGAAGAGCTAATCAGTCGAGCTGCTGTACGGGACGTGTTTGAACGCAAAATGTACTCGCAGCTCCCGGCCAATCACCTTCTAGGAACCCAAGAG AGCTTGCCGGAGAGCTTGCCAGAGAGTGAGCCGTGCCATTCCACTATGAGGCTGCAAGAGCTCAGTTTGGATCATCCAGTCACCTTTACCACCAAGAGTGTGCATCACACCAAACACAACACCTTCATCGTTGGCGAGACTCCCAAAGCCATACGCAG gcaACAGCTGGAGGAAATGGCAGAAAAATTCAAATTTCCCACAGTCCACCAGTTTGCTGTTGAAATTCTGAGCAAAGATTCAACCCAGAGACTGGCCTTGCTTCACCAGTATTACACTTCACTGAACCTCCCTGAGTTGGCTGATATGGTCAAAAACAACTTCCCACAACCTGTTTCAGCACAAGCCTCCCCCTTAGCTGCTAACTCAGAGATCAAAAATCCACAAAAGGATGCTTCAAAAGCCACAAAAAATTTGATATTCACTCAAAAGAATTTCAGAACTAAACCTGAAACATCGCAAAAAACTCCTGTGCCACCAAAAAAGGCTAGAAACTTAAAAGGCGATACTCCAAAACCTCGCAAAAAGCAAAGAATATCACAAAGGAATGTGCTGGAACCTCTAAGTGATGTTCCAAGTCCTGAGTCAGAGGAGCAGGACGAGACGCACTGCAGTGCCAGAGGACTCAAGCGGACAAAGGGAGGTAGTGTCTCTACTTCTGGAGCCCACATAGCTGGTGGTGGTCTTGGCGGCGATCGAGTCAGCAGCAGTGGTCTTGGGTCTGGGGAGGCTTCTGCTCGCCTGAACTGCACAGACAGAGATACCCCTTCTTCTTCGGACCTCAGCCATGGCAGTTCCACCATGGTATCCAAACCCACAGCACGAGGAAAAGAGCAGAAGCAGAAGTCATCTTTGAGGATAAGTGAAACTTTGCAGAGGGAGCAGAGAGAAAATTCTCAGCCCCCTTCCATCTCCACTAATTGCTCCTACCTAACAGAGCTGATAGGAGACACCTCGATCCTAGATGACTTGCTAAAACCCAAACCCAAGAGTACTCAACACATCCCAAAAACACCACCCGTAGCACCTGTAAACACCAATCTTACCACGCCTTCACCGTCCGCACTCACTTCCGACTCTGATGCAACCTTACACACCCAAACTACACACCAGGTCGAAACAACAGCACGGGCATTGAAGGGCAGTCGCAAAGACTTCTGGGACATCCTGAATGAGGGTAATGAGGAGAGTATCAATAGATTAACAGATCCAGAAGAAGTGCAGAGAGTTTGCATCACCACCAACTTTGCAGCTAGAACTATGTCTGCGGAGAAGGACAGCAAGAGTCTCTGGAAAACTAATGACAAGTTCCTGTGGAAAAAATAG